AGCGGGGTCGGGCCAGCACGCGCAAAATCATTCCCACCCCGAATAGGCGTTACCTGTCCGACGAACATGTTCTGTTGACCGAGGTCTTTCAGCGGCAGGGTTATACGACCGCCTCGGTCGGGAAGTGGCACCTCGGGAAAGATCCCACGGCGCAGGGAGTCGAGATCAATATCGCGGGAACGCAAGGAGGCAGCCCCGGGAGAGGCGGCTACTTCAGCCCCTACCACAACCCGAACTTGCCCGACGGACCCGAAGGCGAGTATCTCACCGACCGCATGGGTGCTGAAGCGGTCCGGATCATCAAGAAACACAAGGACGAACCCTTCTTTCTCTACCTGCCCTTCTTCTCGGTGCACACGCCGATCCAGGGGAAACCCGAGCTGGTCGCCAAATACGCCGACCGCGACGACGTGCACCCGGAATACGCCGCCATGGTCGAAAGCCTCGACCAAAACGTCGGCCGTGTGCTGGATACGCTCGACCGGCTCAAGCTCGCCGATAACACGATCGTCGTCTTCACCTCCGACAACGGCGGCATCCGTGACTTTTCGCCGCAGGATCCTTACCGAGCCGGCAAAGGATCCTACTACGAGGGCGGAGTCCGCGTGCCATTAACCGTTCGCTGGCCGGGTGTGGTGGCACCGGGCACGACGTCGGATGTCCCGGTCACCGGTCTCGATTTTTATCCCACCTATCTCGATATCCTGGGCCTCGATGCGGGCAAACCGCTCGACGGAGAAAGTCTGCTTGGCCTGCTCAAGGGAGCAAACACGCTCAACAAGCGACCGCTCGTCTGGCACTTCCCGATCTACCTGCAGGCCTACAACCCAGAGACGGACGACGGGCGGGACCCCTTGTTCCGCACCCGGCCCGGATCGACCCTACGCTATGGCAAATGGAAGCTGCATCACTACTTCGAGGACATGGCCTACGAACTCTACGATCTCGAAGCAGACATCGGCGAGCAGAAGAACCTTGCGGATAAGATGCCCGAAAAACTAGCCGAACTGACCGCCATGCTCGAGCGCTGGCGTGAAACCTACAACGCGCCGGTGCCGACGCAACCGAACCCTATCTGGTCTCAAAATACGCTCTAGCATATACCAAATCCAAGGATGCATTCGATTTTAAATAGACTGTTTTTCATTTCGCTTTTTGCGTTGTTCACTGGCTGTCAATCTTCCCGAAATTTGAAGGATGGAGAGACTGTGATCCTCCTCGCCGACCTCTTGGACTCGCCCCTTGAAGGCGTCAGCTTCTCCGGCGAGCCGCAGCGTATCGTCGACCCCAAGGTCGGTCCGGCCGTGCTCTTCGACGGCGTGAACGATGCTATTTTCGTGGAGCAAAATCCGCTGGCGGGCCTGACGGAATTTACGGTCGAGATTATCTTTCGCCCCGATGCCGGCGGGTCGGACGAGCCGCGGTTTTTCCACGTTGGCACGGTCAGTAAGGATCGCATGATGGTCGAGACCCGGAACGCGGAAGGCACCTGGGCGCTGGACAGCTTCTTCCGTCACGGCGAGGACTACCTCGTCTTGCTCGATAACGACAAGCGCCACCCGCTGGGCGAATGGGCGCATCTCGCCATCGTGATGAACGACGGCGTGGTGCGGAATTATGTGAACGGGCAACTCGAACTGGAGGGCGAACTGGAATTTCAGCCCATCGATAGCGGCGGCATGTCCATCGGCGTGCGCATGAACAAAGTGCACTGGTTCAAAGGCGCGATCCACTCGATTCGGATAAAGCCGAGAACTCTGGCACCTTCAGCCTTTACCCTACGTTGAAAGGCTGGCTTGTTTAATTTTTCGCACTAGATAGTATTTATTATGAGATTACGATTATTCCTTCTTCCTGCTTTGCTGGCGTCCTTTGTGACCTTGTCCGGATGTTCGAATGGTGACGCCGCTTCGGATAACGAAGTGATCCGCTTCACCAGCGCGCCGGATATCTTCAACTGGAACATTAGTAATCCGCAGCCCGGGTGGGAAGATGCGCTCGACTGGTATTTCACCCGTCTGAAAACGGAGGGCCCCGACTTTCATCTCAACGCCGGGGACATCATGGATGCTCGTTGGTGGGACAACCCGAAGCAGGTCCGGATCAAAACCGAGGAGTATTGGGGCGGCTTTCTCAAACGCTACGAGAAATACGGCCTGAATATATATGTCGCTCCCGGCGACCATGAATACGGCGATGATGGCGGCCTGAAGCGAGACCACATTGCGCGGGCGTTCGGTGAAGAATTTACCCGCCAAATGGGCATGCCCGAAAACGGGCCAGAGGAGCACCTGGGACGGGCATTTTGGGCACGGCATGGCGATTTGCTCGTCGTCACACTCGACACCTTTGTGGATCGTGGCGAAGGCGTGCCCTTTGGCTATACGGTAGGCGAAGCCCAGCTCGAATGGGTGGATCGAGTTCTTTCTGATCACGCCGATGCGAACTATGTGATCGTGCAAGGGCACCTCCCGATTGTTGGGCCGGTGAACAGCAAAAATTCAAGTGCGAGCATGTTGGAGGAGGGGACTGACTCCGACCTATGGAAGACGATGGTGAAACACGGCGTCGATGTTTACCTCTGCGGGGAGCACCACCGCATTACAGTCCATCAGCAGGACGGCATTTGGCAGATTGTGCACGGGGCACTTTGGGGCACGCAGACGGATGTGAATTATCTCCGGGGGCTTCTCTCATCAAACAAGCTGACGCTCGAACTTCTTGAGTTCGATGTCGAATACGACGGGGGCTACATCGGCGATCACCCGCACCGAAGTCCCAAGAACAAACCGCGTGAGGTCGTCCGTATCTCAGATGGAACTTTAAAAGAAGGTCCGCGTTTGAGTGGTCGTCTGGTACTGGAGAAGTCCTCGGGTACAACGACGGTCAAAGAGGCGACCGGTTGGTTTGACCTCAGGTAATTGAAAGTAAATGATCAACATTTGAGGATGCCCTGGGTTGGGACAACTTTGTTTAACAGTGATCATCTAAAAGCCGTAACTCGATAATGCGTAGCAAACAGATTATAAGTTCTCTTGTTTCATTTGCACTCGTCGCTTCGACGGCTTGGTCGATGGCTAAACTGCCGATGTCTTTGGAGAGGAAGGCCGACCGCCCCCCCAATTTGATCTGGGTCATGGCCGACGACCTCGGGTGGGGCGAATTAGGCAGCTACGGTCAGGATGTGATCATGACCCCGGAACTCGACCGTATGGCCGACGAAGGCCTGCGCTTTACGCAGTATTATGCCGGAGCGACTGTCTGTGCTCCCTCGCGCTCGGTCCTCATCACCGGTCAGCATCACGGTCGCACGCGTGTGCGTGGCAATGCCGGTCGCAAACAAAGCCTGGCGATTCAAGCGCTTCAACCGGGCGACCCCAGTGTGGCGTCCGTTTTAAAGGAAGCTGGCTATCGCACGGCTTTGGTGGGCAAGTGGGGACTCGGTGATGTGGGTGAGGCCGAGATGGGGCTGCCCTCCAAACACGGTTTCGATGAATTCTTCGGTTACCTCAATCAGCGCCATGCTCACAACCACTTCACCGATTTTCTTTGGCGCAATGATGAGAAAATTCAGCTGCCCAATACGGTCGTTCCGGTCGGCGGTGACAGCGGTGCTGGCTACTCGACGGATCAGGTTTTGTTTGCCGGCGACCTTTTTGCCAATGAAGCCCTGAAATTTATATCCAAAAATCAGGACCACCCCTTTTTCCTCTACTGGAGCATGGTAATACCTCATGCCAACAACGAGCGCACCCGCGAACTCGGTGACGGGGCCAACGTGCCGGATTACGGGCCTTACGAAACGAAGGACTGGCCGAATCCGGATAAGGGACAGGCGGCCATGATAACTCGCATGGACAGCTATGTCGGGCGACTCATGGATCACCTGAAGCTCCTGGGGATCGAGGACAATACACTGGTCATTTTCACCAGCGACAACGGCCCGCACGACGAGAGTAACCATAATCTTGATCGCTTCGATCCCAACGGCCCTTACTCCGGTAAGAAGCGTGATTTGACTGACGGGGGAATTCGCGTGCCCTTCATTGCCTGGTGGCCCGGCACCGTAAAGCCGGGTGTGACGGACCACGCCGGTTACTTCGCTGACTGGTTGCCGACCGCTGCCGACTTGGCGGGCGTGGCGGTTGAAAGTGAGACGGACGGGATCAGCATCGCGCCGCTGCTCACTGGACAGCCCAAAAAGCAAAAAACGCACGACTTTATGTATTGGGAGTTTCCGCACTGGAAAGGCTTCAGGCAGGCCGCACTTTACGAGGGTCGCTGGAAAGGTCATCGCCGAGGCGGGCCTGATGCCCCGGTCAAACTCTACGATGTGGATAACGATCCCGCGGAAGAAAACGAAGTTTCCGACAAATATCCTGAGATCGCAGAAAAAATCGGCAGGTATCTCAAAACTGCGCGCAAGCCAGCAGAAAACTGGCCCGCGAAATGGTAGATCGAGATATTCCCGGTGGTCCCGCAAAGCGCGACCGGACTCGTCTTGCCCCTCATCGTAAAGCCAAGACTGTACAATATAGACGGCAAGCCGGATCCATTGGGCGCTTACTAAGTCTTTCGGTTGATTGATAATTATTATATTGAATCGGTTTTCAGACCCGGGCATAAGAGCAGGCATGCAATTCTTACCGATTTCCCTGGTCTGTCTGGGGGCTTTGCTCTTAATGGCCTGCCAGACGCAGAAAGCCGGTTTGCACGAAAAGCCGAAGCCGGATGCTCATATCCTTTTTGAGGATTCGATGGCCGATAACTGGGAGGAAAACTGGTTTCTTGATGGAAAACGGGCCACTCTCGAGCATCGGGAAGGAGGTTTGGCTTTCATTACTACGACCAGCGTAGTCGATAAACGCGTGGACCGGCTCCCCTTCGATGCCCACCATGCGATTCTCTGGACACGCCAAGAATTCGAAGGGGATATTCGTATCACCTATACCTACACAAGGCTGCCAGGCTGCAGTTGGCAGAAACTGATCTATGTTCAAGCCCAAGGCATTGGGGAAAATCCTTACGTTGAAGATATCTATGCCTGGCGGCGGCTCAGGGATATCGCTAGTATGGATAAGTATTTTAAATATATGGATTTGATCGCCCTGAGCCTGCGGGATCAAATCCGTTGTAAACGCTACCCCTGGATGGACATGAATGGCAACGATTTAGACAACGAATTTAAACCCCGGGGAGAAAACAAAGGTCTGCCGGACGGGCTTCCGCTGGATGTTGTGGTGGAAAAGCGCGAGAAATCAATCATGCTTCGTATCACTGATACGGTGACCGGAGAACCGGTTGTCGACCATACCTGGGATCTCACGGATGAGCAGGTAAACAAAAACCGAGAGCCTGTCTACATCGACAAAGGGCGGATCGGGATGCGCCAAATGGGTGGTCACAAAATGCTCCTGCGTAATTTCAAAGTCGAACGTCTTTAAAAACATGTCTTGCATATCCAATTACTCTGATCGGCTATTGTTGTTAGCCGCATTTCTTTTTCCGGTTCTGCTTTTTGCGGAGCGCCCCAACGTGCTTTTTATTGCCGTCGATGATCTACGCCCGGAGTTGGGGATTTACGGCTCGCGGGCCGTCACGCCGAATATTGACCGACTCGCGGAGTCCGGCCTCCAATTCAATCGCGCCTATTGTAACCAAGCGGTCTGCGGAGCCTCGCGCCTATCGCTCATGACCGGCCTGTACCCGGAGTATACTCAAGAGCGTAGCTTTCACGTTCGTGATTGGCGTCAACGCCACCCCGATCTCGTGACGATGAACCAGTTATTCAAACGAAACGGCTACGCTACGGTCGGGGTGGGGAAGATCTACCACGCTTGGGATGGCGCGGACACCGACCTCGACAACTGGGACCACTGGGTGCCTACGCAAGGCTCGAAATATGCCGACCCGGAAACAGTTGAACTGGGCAAGCAACAGGCAGCAGCCTTTGGCAAGGAGTTTAAACGCGGGCCTACAACAGAGGCAGGCAAAGCGGATGATGCGGCGGACCGATATTTTGACGGATTTCGTGTCGCTGCAGGTGTGCGCCAGCTCGGGAAGCTTGCTGGCGGGGACCAACCTTTCTTCCTGGCGGTGGGTTTCAGTAAGCCCCACCTGCCCTTCACGGCACCGGATGAGTTCTGGGATCTTTACGAACGGGATAGCTTTTCCATGCCTGATAATCTGGGAATCCCTCCCGGTTATCCCGAACATGCCGCGAATCAGCGCGCAGGCGAAATGCGGTACTACTCGGATGTGCCGCCCGCTTCAGACGGTAGCCCTGAGCCGAACCCGAAGGAGTTTTCCGAGGCAATGAACAAACGTTTGATCCATGGCTACCATGCCAGCGTAAGCTATACGGATTACAATGTTGGTAAGTTGCTGGACGCGCTTAAGGAGAGTGGGGCTGCTGAGAATACCATCGTCGTGCTGTGGGGCGATCATGGTTGGAAACTCGGTGACCACTCCTCTTGGTGTAAGCATACAAACTTCGAGTGCGACACGCGGGTGCCTCTGATCGTGGCGTGCCCGAAGCTCGGCACGGCTCGGGGCAAGACGAATGCTATTGTCGAACTGATTGATCTTTATCCGACTCTGGCTGAGCTCTGCGGTCTGCAGGCTCCGGCTCATTTGCAGGGCAAGTCGCTCGTGCCGATTCTGGAAAACCCCCGGTCGGCGCATCGGCGTTTCGCTTATTCTTCTTACCCGCGGCGTCCGCATGACGATATTATCGGGCATTCGATTCGTAGTGCGCGCTATCGTTACACCGAATGGTGGGATGCGGAAACGGACGAGGTGCTGGATCGTGTATTGACAGATCTGATACAAGACCCCGGCGAGACGACGAACGCGCTGCCGCAAAAGGGGGAGTTGGCGGACAAGTTTTCCGACAGTCTTAAGGTCATCGTGAAGCAGGCCCGCACTTTGCCGCACAAACACACGGATGATGGAGCTGACCTATGCTGCCCCTGAAAGCCGCAGGAATGTAGAAAAATAATTTCATGAATAAACAAAAACTACTCATTGCGCTCACCGAGGACGAAAAGAAGGACTTCCTGCCGCCGAAGGTTCTGGAAAAGCTTGAAGCCCTGCCTTTGGAAATCGAATGGCTGGCATTGCCGCTCGAATCGACGGAGGAATGGCCCGGCATCCTCGCCGATAAAAAGCCCGATGCCCTGATGGCGGCCTGGGCCTGCCCGCGCCTGCCGGATGATTTGGCGGTCGGGGAAGGCGGCTTACAATACGTCAGCTATCTCGCCGGCAGCATCCGCAAGCTGGTGCCGCGCGAGCTATTGGTCCAGGGCCTGCAGGTGACAAACTGGGGCAACTCCATCAGTCGGACCATCTCGGAGTGCGCACTTCTGCTCACGCTTTCGGCCATGCGCCGCGCGTCCTACTGGTCGGTGGCCATGCACCGTGACGGTGGCTGGAAGCAGGGACTGCAAACGGTGACACAAAGCCTCTTCGAGCGGCGTGTCGGCATCCACGGTTTTGGCAACATCGCTCAGCAGATGGTGCCGCTCTTTAAACCTTTTGGCGTCGAAATCTCCGCTTTCTCACCGTCCGTTCCGGATGCAATTTTTGAAGAACTTGGCGTGGCCCGTTGCAACTCGCTGGAAGCTCTCTTCTCGCAGAACGATGTCATCATCGAACTGGCGGCCTACCACGAGCGGAACCACCACATCGTCACCGAGGACTTGCTTCGTTCCATCCCGTCGGGTGGCGCCTTTATCAATATCGGCCGCGGTGCGGTGGTGGACGAGGCCGCCATGATCCGGGTGGCTAAAGACCGGCCCGATGACCTCCAGTTCGCCCTGGATGTCTATGAGAAGGAGCCGCTGGCTCAGGACTCTCCACTGCGTGGTCTGTCCAACGTGGCGCTGCTCCCGCACATCGCCGGCCCGACCAAGGACCGCCGCTGCGACAGCACGCTGATCGCCCTCGAAAACCTCGCGCGCCTCGCCGAAGGCAAAGCTATCGAGGCTGCTATTACCCCCGAGCAATTCGACCGGGCCACTTGATGGCTGTTCGAGTTCCAGAACGTTTCCAGTATTATTGCCAGTCCTATTCATGTAAAGGAAATGACCTGAACGCACTTTTATGAAAGTCCTTAATAATCTCCTCCCGGCCTTCATGGCCCTCTCGCTCACAGCCTGCGCGTCCAGTGAGCCGGCCGCCAAGTCATCCGAGCAACTGGCCTTTGAGCAGGCGGATCAGCGTGACTGGGCGAGTGTCTTTACCGATCTCTGCACCGGTGACTGGACCGAGCAGTGGTTCCTCGACGGTGAGGTCGGCACCGTCACCACCAACAAGAATGGCATGAAACTGCAGGCGGGCCCCGAGTGGAAGAATGACGCCCACCACATGGTGCTCTGGACCAAGGAATCTTTTGAAGGGGATTTGAAGATCGAATATGATTTTACCCGGACCGAGACGGATGGGTGGGGCGTCATCATCATTTACATCCAGGCCACTGGCAGTGGGGCCGAGGGATTCCCAAAGGACATCACCGAATGGAACGACTATCGGCGCGTGCCCAAGATGAGTAAATACTTTCGGGGCATGAACACCTACCACATCAGTTACGCCACCAGCTATATTCGGGGACGCCGCTACATGCCGCTGACCGGTCGCATGAACGGCCACTCTGAGATGGTCCCCGATTACACCGAGAACCAGGGGCCGGAGAATATCTTTGAACCCGGTGTGACCTACCGCATGACCATCATCAAAACGGACCGGGTGATTTATATAAAGGCGGCCAGTGAGCACCAGACGCGTTATTTCAAACTGACCAACGAGAAATACCCCATTATTACAGAAGGCCGCATCGGCTTGCGACACATGTATACCCGGGCGGCCCGCTATAAAAACTTTTCGGTCAGTGTGCCTAAATAACCAGAGCCAATTTTACTTGATGCCAAAAATCAATTCAACCACCCGTTCCGCTTGAGACCACGGAGGCACGGAGAAAATACTCCGTGTACTCTGTGATCTCCAACGGCCCCGCCCCGCGGAGAGTGGGTGGTATCAATCCTATTATAGGTTATGAAAACCAGTCTTTTTTTCGGTAAACCCTGCTGTCAGGCTTGGTATCACATTTCAAGGTGGCGTGTCCGCTCGACGGACGCTCCGACCCAGTGCGAATCAGACCTGCCAGGCGCTCGCAAGCGAGCACGCCACGAGCGATGGCTTCTCTCTAAGCTTATTGGCACATCCCTTGGGGGTATCCTCTTGCTGGCTTCTGTCGGCACTGCTGCACCCGCTTCGGCTGCCTACCAACGGCCTAATATTCTCTTTCTGTGCATTGACGATCTCGCCCCACAGCTTGGGGCTTACGGGGCAGCGCAGGTCAAGAGCCCGCATATGGACCGGTTGGCGGAAGCGGGGCTGCGCTTTGACCGGGCCTACTGTCAGGTCCCCGTCTGCGGGGCCTCCCGGGTCAGCCTGATGACCGGCATGCTGCCCACTTCGGAGCGTTTTACCAACTACCGCAGCAAGGCGGACGAGGATGTGCCCCATGCGCCGACCCTGCCCGAGGTCTTTCGCAAGGCGGGCTATACCACCATTTCCAATGGCAAAGTCTTCCATTCCCAGTCTGACACCGCCGAGCGCAGTTGGAGCGAACCGCCCTGGCGGCCGGAAGGCTGGCGCTCCCGCACGCCCGCTATGGAGTCGACCATGGCCCGGCTTTCCGAGCGGGGGCGTGGCTTGATTTACGAAATCGGGGAGGTGCCGGATTCGGAATATACGGACGGGCGGATCGCGGCCCGCACGATCGAAGACCTGCAGCGCCTCAAGGACGCGGGTGAACCGTTCATGCTCTTCTGTGGCTTTTATCGACCCCACCTCCCGTTCTACGCCCCGAAAAAGTATTGGGACCTCTACGACCGCGAGTCCATCGAACTGGCTGACAACCGCTATTTCCCGCGCGGTGCGCCCCACGGCGACCTCCGCGGAAGTGAGGAATTCTGGGCCTACCATCACGGCGACTACGATGTCGGCTCGGATGCCTTCCACCGCATGATGCGGCACGGTTATCTGGCCAGCGTCAGCTATGTCGACCAACTGGTCGGCAATGTCATGGCCGAGTTGGAGCGACTGGGGCTGCGCCAGAACACCATCATCGTTCTTTGGGGCGACCACGGCTTCCACCTGGGCGAGCATGACTTCTGGGGGAAGCACAACACCATGCACCTATCGACGCGCGTACCGCTCATCCTCTCCCTGCCCAATAAGCAATTGACCAGCACTTCGGCGCTGGTCGAGTCCTCGGATCTCTTCCCCACGCTCTGCGAACTGGCGGGGGTCGCGATCCCGGATACCGTGCAGGGCAAGAGCCTGGTGCCCCTGCTGAAGAATCCCGGGCAGAACTTCCGGGAAGCCGCCTACAGCCGCTTTGGAGTGGAACGTCCCGGCCTCGCCGTGATCACCGAGCGCTACAACTACACCTGGTATGCCAAAAGCGGGGCGGAGATGCTTTACGATCTGGAAAAGGATCCGGGTGAGAATCGCAATGTGGCGGGCGATCCAGCTTATGCCGAGGCTTTGAAGGAAATGCGTGCCTTATTGGTCAAGCGGCGGGCCGAGGCGGGAGGGCCGCAGCAGGGGGCACCGAAAGAAGGCAAGTAAGGGGCTATTATTTTCTTTAACGAGCTAATCGTTGGCTTTCTGCACGACAGCACCAGCTCGGGACGAAAGCTCCGGATCCTTAACGTCGTGGACGACTACACCCGGGAAGCTCTCTGGATGGAAGTCTCCACCTCCATTAGCGGCCAGCATGTCACCCGTGTGGCTGGACCGGCTTATCGAACTACGGGGCAAACCAAAGAACCTACTCACCGACAATGGACCCGAGTTCGCGGGAACCGCACTCGATGCCTGGACCTACGAAAGGAAAATCAACCATCAGTTTATCCAGCCGGGTAAACCTAACCAGAACGCCTATGTCGAAAGCTTCAACGGCAAGGTCCGCGACGAGTGCTTGAACGAGCACTGGTGGCGTAATATCGACCATGTCCAAAACAAGATCGAACGCTGGAGGGAGGATTACAATCAGGTCCGTCCTCACAGCTCAC
This region of Coraliomargarita sinensis genomic DNA includes:
- a CDS encoding sulfatase — its product is MRYFFQLLGALILTQVSFAGTPPNVVHIVADDLGVMDVGFMGDERYHTPNLDRLASQSMVFTEAYAPAANCAPSRACVMTGQNPTFHGVYTVGSSERGRASTRKIIPTPNRRYLSDEHVLLTEVFQRQGYTTASVGKWHLGKDPTAQGVEINIAGTQGGSPGRGGYFSPYHNPNLPDGPEGEYLTDRMGAEAVRIIKKHKDEPFFLYLPFFSVHTPIQGKPELVAKYADRDDVHPEYAAMVESLDQNVGRVLDTLDRLKLADNTIVVFTSDNGGIRDFSPQDPYRAGKGSYYEGGVRVPLTVRWPGVVAPGTTSDVPVTGLDFYPTYLDILGLDAGKPLDGESLLGLLKGANTLNKRPLVWHFPIYLQAYNPETDDGRDPLFRTRPGSTLRYGKWKLHHYFEDMAYELYDLEADIGEQKNLADKMPEKLAELTAMLERWRETYNAPVPTQPNPIWSQNTL
- a CDS encoding DUF1961 family protein; this translates as MKVLNNLLPAFMALSLTACASSEPAAKSSEQLAFEQADQRDWASVFTDLCTGDWTEQWFLDGEVGTVTTNKNGMKLQAGPEWKNDAHHMVLWTKESFEGDLKIEYDFTRTETDGWGVIIIYIQATGSGAEGFPKDITEWNDYRRVPKMSKYFRGMNTYHISYATSYIRGRRYMPLTGRMNGHSEMVPDYTENQGPENIFEPGVTYRMTIIKTDRVIYIKAASEHQTRYFKLTNEKYPIITEGRIGLRHMYTRAARYKNFSVSVPK
- a CDS encoding sulfatase, whose protein sequence is MSCISNYSDRLLLLAAFLFPVLLFAERPNVLFIAVDDLRPELGIYGSRAVTPNIDRLAESGLQFNRAYCNQAVCGASRLSLMTGLYPEYTQERSFHVRDWRQRHPDLVTMNQLFKRNGYATVGVGKIYHAWDGADTDLDNWDHWVPTQGSKYADPETVELGKQQAAAFGKEFKRGPTTEAGKADDAADRYFDGFRVAAGVRQLGKLAGGDQPFFLAVGFSKPHLPFTAPDEFWDLYERDSFSMPDNLGIPPGYPEHAANQRAGEMRYYSDVPPASDGSPEPNPKEFSEAMNKRLIHGYHASVSYTDYNVGKLLDALKESGAAENTIVVLWGDHGWKLGDHSSWCKHTNFECDTRVPLIVACPKLGTARGKTNAIVELIDLYPTLAELCGLQAPAHLQGKSLVPILENPRSAHRRFAYSSYPRRPHDDIIGHSIRSARYRYTEWWDAETDEVLDRVLTDLIQDPGETTNALPQKGELADKFSDSLKVIVKQARTLPHKHTDDGADLCCP
- a CDS encoding NAD(P)-dependent oxidoreductase; translation: MNKQKLLIALTEDEKKDFLPPKVLEKLEALPLEIEWLALPLESTEEWPGILADKKPDALMAAWACPRLPDDLAVGEGGLQYVSYLAGSIRKLVPRELLVQGLQVTNWGNSISRTISECALLLTLSAMRRASYWSVAMHRDGGWKQGLQTVTQSLFERRVGIHGFGNIAQQMVPLFKPFGVEISAFSPSVPDAIFEELGVARCNSLEALFSQNDVIIELAAYHERNHHIVTEDLLRSIPSGGAFINIGRGAVVDEAAMIRVAKDRPDDLQFALDVYEKEPLAQDSPLRGLSNVALLPHIAGPTKDRRCDSTLIALENLARLAEGKAIEAAITPEQFDRAT
- a CDS encoding sulfatase: MLASVGTAAPASAAYQRPNILFLCIDDLAPQLGAYGAAQVKSPHMDRLAEAGLRFDRAYCQVPVCGASRVSLMTGMLPTSERFTNYRSKADEDVPHAPTLPEVFRKAGYTTISNGKVFHSQSDTAERSWSEPPWRPEGWRSRTPAMESTMARLSERGRGLIYEIGEVPDSEYTDGRIAARTIEDLQRLKDAGEPFMLFCGFYRPHLPFYAPKKYWDLYDRESIELADNRYFPRGAPHGDLRGSEEFWAYHHGDYDVGSDAFHRMMRHGYLASVSYVDQLVGNVMAELERLGLRQNTIIVLWGDHGFHLGEHDFWGKHNTMHLSTRVPLILSLPNKQLTSTSALVESSDLFPTLCELAGVAIPDTVQGKSLVPLLKNPGQNFREAAYSRFGVERPGLAVITERYNYTWYAKSGAEMLYDLEKDPGENRNVAGDPAYAEALKEMRALLVKRRAEAGGPQQGAPKEGK
- a CDS encoding metallophosphoesterase family protein; protein product: MRLRLFLLPALLASFVTLSGCSNGDAASDNEVIRFTSAPDIFNWNISNPQPGWEDALDWYFTRLKTEGPDFHLNAGDIMDARWWDNPKQVRIKTEEYWGGFLKRYEKYGLNIYVAPGDHEYGDDGGLKRDHIARAFGEEFTRQMGMPENGPEEHLGRAFWARHGDLLVVTLDTFVDRGEGVPFGYTVGEAQLEWVDRVLSDHADANYVIVQGHLPIVGPVNSKNSSASMLEEGTDSDLWKTMVKHGVDVYLCGEHHRITVHQQDGIWQIVHGALWGTQTDVNYLRGLLSSNKLTLELLEFDVEYDGGYIGDHPHRSPKNKPREVVRISDGTLKEGPRLSGRLVLEKSSGTTTVKEATGWFDLR
- a CDS encoding LamG domain-containing protein, translating into MKDGETVILLADLLDSPLEGVSFSGEPQRIVDPKVGPAVLFDGVNDAIFVEQNPLAGLTEFTVEIIFRPDAGGSDEPRFFHVGTVSKDRMMVETRNAEGTWALDSFFRHGEDYLVLLDNDKRHPLGEWAHLAIVMNDGVVRNYVNGQLELEGELEFQPIDSGGMSIGVRMNKVHWFKGAIHSIRIKPRTLAPSAFTLR
- a CDS encoding arylsulfatase, which produces MSLERKADRPPNLIWVMADDLGWGELGSYGQDVIMTPELDRMADEGLRFTQYYAGATVCAPSRSVLITGQHHGRTRVRGNAGRKQSLAIQALQPGDPSVASVLKEAGYRTALVGKWGLGDVGEAEMGLPSKHGFDEFFGYLNQRHAHNHFTDFLWRNDEKIQLPNTVVPVGGDSGAGYSTDQVLFAGDLFANEALKFISKNQDHPFFLYWSMVIPHANNERTRELGDGANVPDYGPYETKDWPNPDKGQAAMITRMDSYVGRLMDHLKLLGIEDNTLVIFTSDNGPHDESNHNLDRFDPNGPYSGKKRDLTDGGIRVPFIAWWPGTVKPGVTDHAGYFADWLPTAADLAGVAVESETDGISIAPLLTGQPKKQKTHDFMYWEFPHWKGFRQAALYEGRWKGHRRGGPDAPVKLYDVDNDPAEENEVSDKYPEIAEKIGRYLKTARKPAENWPAKW